A region of Leishmania infantum JPCM5 genome chromosome 31 DNA encodes the following proteins:
- a CDS encoding putative ras-like small GTPases: MSSIGQHVNIGDADDYTYTEDPAGQRVKVPVSKEYVFKVVILGDYSVGKTSLIKRLLSIPASCASPRRHEDCSDMDDSVGDSDADDVLATVTPTVGTDFYSLTLPDVVPGASVRLQIWDTAGLEKYAASYESTLRNASFVICVFDVTNPSSLHSVVDRHLSIVADHVPHLDQSDIMVVANKIDIIADVSTNSEALRSARKRARLPENAFVIAIDEDASVDTNDSSPDVFTSAEGASDNAIVTARKVQEEVFDIFTDVHYAEVSAKTKQHLREMLHAVCYALLRNSVGDNPNIRVPDGAPPSEVFAHTVLPPHSSAKCSTGASAGTFSAPQLDPATKTPPAAVPRDSPTTGSLQPPPRTTPAPPAASWRSNEATSFDLAPTHFSSKAVFSPAEGSEGAIGKSGGDDSAPRHVGSAGDSPVDGSSTRLPTPRGDLAKAVDAGGVHLDLTAGSTEPRTGPDPKEDPKARKEREQAEMKAVLSRAGGRKVNPNGGGADTGSLAAWLQSDADRMENDVALGLKKAGDAPSAARPAPVSSILDSHGVQDHCKGNQGTRGRDSDDDDDGARMQVQLKERFAQIEHDIRQNAAAANQRAKKAKKKTKAKGKCNCCVL; encoded by the coding sequence ATGAGTTCGATTGGCCAGCATGTTAATATTGGTGACGCAGATGACTACACCTACACTGAAGACCCGGCCGGTCAGCGGGTTAAAGTGCCAGTCTCAAAGGAGTACGTATTCAAGGTGGTCATACTCGGTGACTACAGCGTAGGGAAAACGTCGCTCATCAAGCGGTTGCTTTCTATTCCGGCTTCCTGTGCATCTCCACGACGTCATGAAGATTGCTCTGACATGGACGACAGCGTCGGCGACAGTGATGCCGATGACGTGctggcgacggtgacgccAACCGTGGGCACCGATTTTTACTCACTCACCCTACCCGATGTCGTCCCCGGTGCGTCCGTGCGACTCCAAATATGGGACACGGCTGGATTGGAGAAGTATGCGGCGAGCTACGAAAGCACGTTGAGAAACGCGTCCTTTGTCATCTGCGTCTTCGATGTGACGAACCCCAGCAGCTTGCACAGTGTGGTGGACCGCCATCTCTCCATCGTGGCGGATCACGTGCCTCACCTCGACCAGAGCGACATCATGGTGGTGGCGAACAAAATAGATATCATCGCCGATGTGTCGACGAACAGCGAAGCGCTCCGCAGTGCGCGAAAACGGGCCCGGCTTCCGGAAAACGCGTTTGTAATCGCCATAGATGAAGACGCTTCTGTGGACACGAACGACAGCAGCCCTGACGTCTTCACAAGCGCTGAGGGTGCTAGCGACAACGCTATCGTGACGGCACGGAaggtgcaggaggaggtgttTGATATCTTCACCGACGTCCACTACGCCGAGGTGAGCGCCAAGACGAAGCAGCATCTTCGGGAAATGTTACATGCCGTCTGctacgcgctgctgcgaaaCAGCGTCGGTGACAACCCGAACATCCGGGTTCCCGATGGAGCACCGCCGAGTGAGGTGTTCGCGCACACAGTATTGCCACCGCACTCCAGTGCGAAATGTTCGACAGGTGCCAGTGCAGGCACCTTCTCGGCTCCTCAGCTTGACCCGGCCACCAAgacgcctcctgcggcggtgccgcgagACTCGCCAACCACGGGCAGCTTGCAGCCACCACCGAGAACAACTCCCGCGCCCCCTGCCGCCAGCTGGCGTTCTAATGAGGCCACTTCGTTTGACTTGGCGCCGACACACTTCAGTTCGAAGGCGGTTTTCTCTCCGGCGGAAGGATCCGAAGGTGCCATTGGCAAATCGGGAGGTGATGACTCTGCCCCGCGGCATGTAGGCTCCGCTGGCGACAGCCCCGTTGATGGGTCCTCCACACGGCTGCCGACGCCACGAGGGGATCTTGCAAAAGCAGTAGATGCTGGCGGAGTGCACCTTGACCTGACGGCTGGCTCGACGGAGCCGCGGACTGGGCCAGATCCGAAAGAGGATCCCAAGGCGCGAAAGGAGCGAGAGCAGGCAGAGATGAAGGCTGTGCTGAGCCGTGCAGGCGGGAGGAAAGTGAACCCcaatggcggcggtgccgacaCAGGTAGCTTGGCGGCATGGTTGCAGAGTGATGCAGATAGAATGGAAAATGACGTCGCTCTCGGGCTGAAGAAGGCCGGTGATGCGCCGTCTGCCGCTCGCCCAGCGCCTGTCTCCTCTATTCTGGACTCGCACGGAGTTCAGGATCATTGTAAAGGTAATCAGGGCACCCGAGGCCGTGACTCtgacgatgatgacgacggtgcgcgcatgcaggtGCAGCTAAAGGAGCGATTTGCTCAGATAGAACACGACATACGCCAgaacgccgctgcagcaaaTCAGCGCGCCAAGAAGGCCAAGAAGAAGACTAAAGCGAAGGGAAAGTGCAACTGCTGCGTACTGTGA
- the AAP3 gene encoding amino acid permease 3, with product MSKPSESIPAQAEGEVLSDSLIDGNPGNAVDKHPSGEQGNHLHKNGSLTASSSHNENGADAAKPGRNIIFRFTGWLIPYGGVISNCFSLGSVTLGGGIISMPSSFAMSGIIMSVIYLVVITAATVYTMTLLGYAMKATGCKTFEELSLVLFGRGWDYFVGFVLWLSCFGTAVAYISAVSSLITPILEKSPGTPAYLLTTSGNRLITSLIWLVFMVPVVIPKRVNSIRYVSAIGVSMVLYFAVTIVVHSSMNGLKEGMRGDMKYFTSGNEAVYGLSIFIFSFLCQAVTGSVYFEQRPRPSVRQLTIASAISMTVCMVLYIFTGVFGYFDFADDTQDSILYNFDPVHQPYMMIAYIGMLIKICAAFAMNMLPCRNFAYHCLNWDLETVPYWKHTIAILTMAVATLVCGLFIPSINTAFGLVGSLCGGFIGFIFPAYFWMYSGNWSLSSVGIWHWLATYFLVVAGVIAVVFGTVSTVYFSFFL from the coding sequence atgaGCAAGCCCAGCGAGTCTATTCCAGCACAGGCGGAGGGCGAGGTCCTGAGCGACTCGCTTATAGACGGGAACCCCGGTAACGCCGTCGATAAACACCCGAGCGGCGAGCAGGGCAACCATCTCCACAAAAACGGAAGCCTGACGGCCTCATCAAGCCACAATGAAAAcggtgccgacgccgccaagCCGGGGCGCAACATCATCTTCCGCTTTACCGGGTGGCTGATACCCTATGGCGGTGTCATCTCGAACTGCTTCAGCCTTGGCTCCGTCACACTCGGCGGCGGTATTATCTCGATGCCGTCCTCCTTCGCCATGTCGGGCATCATCATGTCTGTCATCTACCTCGTGGTCATtacggcggcgacggtgtaCACCATGACGCTGCTTGGCTACGCGATGAAGGCGACGGGCTGCAAAACGTTTGAGGAGCTGTCTCTCGTGCTCTTTGGTCGCGGCTGGGACTACTTCGTTGGGTTTGTCCTGTGGCTGTCGTGCTTCGGCACGGCGGTCGCCTAcatcagcgccgtcagcagccTCATCACACCGATCCTCGAGAAGTCGCCCGGCACGCCCGCGTACCTTCTAACCACCTCCGGCAACCGCCTGATCACGAGCCTGATATGGCTCGTGTTCATGGTGCCAGTCGTGATTCCGAAGCGCGTAAACAGCATCCGCTACGTCTCCGCAATCGGTGTCTCAATGGTGCTGTATTTTGCCGTCACTATTGTGGTGCACTCGAGCATGAATGGGCTGAAGGAGGGCATGCGCGGGGACATGAAGTACTTCACCAGCGGCAACGAAGCGGTTTACGGATTGTCCATCTTCATTTTCTCGTTTCTGTGCCAGGCTGTGACGGGGTCAGTGTACTTCGAGCAGCGCCCTCGCCCGTCTGTACGCCAGCTGACGATCGCGAGTGCGATCTCGATGACGGTGTGCATGGTGCTGTACATCTTTACCGGCGTCTTTGGCTACTTCGACTTCGCGGACGATACACAGGACTCCATCCTGTACAACTTCGACCCTGTGCATCAGCCGTACATGATGATCGCGTACATTGGCATGCTGATCAAGatctgcgccgcctttgcgATGAACATGCTGCCGTGCCGAAACTTCGCCTACCACTGCCTGAACTGGGATCTGGAGACGGTGCCGTACTGGAAGCACACCATCGCGATTCTCACCATGGCTGTCGCCACCCTTGTGTGCGGTCTGTTCATCCCGAGCATCAACACGGCTTTCGGTTTGGTGGGCTCCCTGTGCGGCGGATTCATCGGCTTCATCTTCCCTGCGTACTTTTGGATGTACAGCGGCAACTGGAGCCTGTCATCTGTGGGCATCTGGCACTGGCTGGCGACGTACTTCCTCGTGGTGGCGGGTGTCATTGCAGTTGTGTTTGGCACCGTTTCCACCGTGTACTTTAGCTTCTTCTTGTAG
- the AAP3 gene encoding amino acid permease 3, which produces MSKPSESIPAQAEGEVLSDSLIDGNPGNAVDKHPSGEQGNHLHKNGSLTASSSHNENGADAAKPGRNIIFRFTGWLIPYGGVISNCFSLGSVTLGGGIISMPSSFAMSGIIMSVIYLVVITAATVYTMTLLGYAMKATGCKTFEELSLVLFGRGWDYFVGFVLWLSCFGTAVAYISAVSSLITPILEKSPGTPAYLLTTSGNRLITSLIWLVFMVPVVIPKRVNSIRYVSAIGVSMVLYFAVTIVVHSSMNGLKEGMRGDMKYFTSGNEAVYGLSIFIFSFLCQAVTGSVYFEQRPRPSVRQLTIASAISMTVCMVLYIFTGVFGYFDFADDTQDSILYNFDPVHQPYMMIAYIGMLIKICAAFAMNMLPCRNFAYHCLNWDLETVPYWKHTIAILTMAVATLVCGLFIPSINTAFGLVGSLCGGFIGFIFPAYFWMYSGNWSLSSVGIWHWLATYFLVVAGVIAVVFGTISTVYFSFFV; this is translated from the coding sequence atgaGCAAGCCCAGCGAGTCTATTCCAGCACAGGCGGAGGGCGAGGTCCTGAGCGACTCGCTTATAGACGGGAACCccggcaacgccgtcgaTAAACACCCGAGCGGCGAGCAGGGCAACCATCTCCACAAAAACGGAAGCCTGACGGCCTCATCAAGCCACAATGAAAAcggtgccgacgccgccaagCCGGGGCGCAACATCATCTTCCGCTTTACCGGGTGGCTGATACCCTATGGCGGTGTCATCTCGAACTGCTTCAGCCTTGGCTCCGTCACACTCGGCGGCGGTATTATCTCGATGCCGTCCTCCTTCGCCATGTCGGGCATCATCATGTCTGTCATCTACCTCGTGGTCATtacggcggcgacggtgtaCACCATGACGCTGCTTGGCTACGCGATGAAGGCGACGGGCTGCAAAACGTTTGAGGAGCTGTCTCTCGTGCTCTTTGGTCGCGGCTGGGACTACTTCGTTGGGTTTGTCCTGTGGCTGTCGTGCTTCGGCACGGCGGTCGCCTAcatcagcgccgtcagcagccTCATCACACCGATCCTCGAGAAGTCGCCCGGCACGCCCGCGTACCTTCTAACCACCTCCGGCAACCGCCTGATCACGAGCCTGATATGGCTCGTGTTCATGGTGCCAGTCGTGATTCCGAAGCGCGTAAACAGCATCCGCTACGTCTCCGCAATCGGTGTCTCAATGGTGCTGTATTTTGCCGTCACTATTGTGGTGCACTCGAGCATGAATGGGCTGAAGGAGGGCATGCGCGGGGACATGAAGTACTTCACCAGCGGTAACGAAGCGGTTTACGGATTGTCCATCTTCATTTTCTCGTTTCTGTGCCAGGCTGTGACGGGGTCAGTGTACTTCGAGCAGCGCCCTCGCCCGTCTGTACGCCAGCTGACGATCGCGAGTGCGATCTCGATGACGGTGTGCATGGTGCTGTACATCTTTACCGGCGTCTTTGGCTACTTCGACTTCGCGGACGATACACAGGACTCCATCCTGTACAACTTCGACCCTGTGCATCAGCCGTACATGATGATCGCGTACATTGGCATGCTGATCAAGatctgcgccgcctttgcgATGAACATGCTGCCGTGCCGAAACTTCGCCTACCACTGCCTGAACTGGGATCTGGAGACGGTGCCGTACTGGAAGCACACCATCGCGATTCTCACCATGGCTGTCGCCACCCTTGTGTGCGGTCTGTTCATCCCGAGCATCAACACGGCTTTCGGTTTGGTGGGCTCCCTGTGCGGCGGATTCATCGGCTTCATCTTCCCTGCGTACTTTTGGATGTACAGCGGCAACTGGAGCCTGTCATCTGTGGGCATCTGGCACTGGCTGGCGACGTACTTCCTCGTGGTGGCGGGTGTCATTGCAGTTGTGTTTGGCACCATTTCGACCGTGTACTTTAGCTTCTTCGTGTGA
- a CDS encoding putative sodium stibogluconate resistance protein, whose amino-acid sequence MGNRQSSVPLEGEGHPEVFYRGVKAAQEGRFTVSEVYFVQALTRHPGRHFWDTFTKAVLQKERSAGFEGGGASLPKDGVQEDVDAGPAADGPLGPCNDVQPQTVLGGSVPDKADELPGSGDRGDGGDSAEQADARTNGAQSVHDTKVVDVFLPLDGGLTDVMDYYRLLADIGHTYLQLIPSTAHMEKVTGLAARYCIFTITHTQMLLHCLTLWKEAKLGDGGGFIDYAKVRNLKICSGVAELSAELNPDSHSSNKGKQKWRTIDRTASLLFTLQLLEANCRYYCLVFLADYCGLLLRSYSRLTDQRKVNRVYANIVEHLDMVSRLVLGLAGEYPNEYLSRLIMASLPKPSNFDRECLSSMGASSHMSSQKILSFGNDQHRHLYASGYPWSPTESALIPLILARNVRLHVQENVSRHSQAQLRSPAERMSYHYTNWNFNTGLVIVPGCSLYMLKKSLPGFVPGKSTFAHYATMAEHEELHLPGAAADAHWQRGSAAVHVPGDGGGAAPGSHRNPPISEGSAGAEKREALTKKCEERLIKKRRYINADLHLSDERTCVALCLEEACATALPSVRLASMLRKMSGIPESAEFINNVTNLVTGLYGPDSSEWHIIASILRKHLEE is encoded by the coding sequence ATGGGCAACAGGCAGTCCTCGGTGCCCTTGGAGGGCGAAGGGCACCCGGAGGTGTTTTACCGCGGCGTGAAGGCCGCGCAAGAAGGCCGCTTCACCGTGTCGGAGGTGTACTTTGTGCAGGCGCTGACACGACACCCCGGGCGGCACTTCTGGGACACGTTCACaaaggcggtgctgcagaaggagcgcagcgctggtttcgagggcggcggcgcgtcgctgccgaagGACGGTGTGCAGGAGGATGTCGACGCAGGCCCGGCCGCTGACGGCCCGCTGGGCCCGTGCAACGATGTGCAGCCGCAGACCGTGCTTGGGGGTAGTGTGCCGGACAAGGCAGACGAGCTGCCGGGCAGCGGTGACaggggcgatggcggcgactcTGCGGAGCAGGCGGACGCAAGGACGAACGGTGCACAGTCCGTGCACGACACCAAGGTAGTTGACGTCTTCCTGCCGCTTGACGGGGGCCTGACTGATGTCATGGACTACTATCGGTTGCTCGCTGATATTGGGCACACGTACCTACAGCTGATCCCCTCCACAGCACATATGGAGAAGGTCACCGGGCTCGCCGCGCGCTACTGCATCTTCACCATCACCCACACTcagatgctgctgcactgcctgACGCTGTGGAAGGAGGCCAAgctcggcgacggtggcggctttATCGACTACGCGAAGGTGCGCAACCTGAAGATCTGCTCGGGTGTCGCGGAGCTCTCTGCGGAGCTGAACCCTGACTCGCACAGCTCCAATAAAGGGAAGCAGAAGTGGCGCACGATCGATCGCACAGCGTCGCTGCTTTTCACTcttcagctgctggaggcgaaCTGCCGCTACTACTGTCTTGTCTTTCTTGCCGACTACTGTGGTCTTTTGCTGCGGAGCTACAGTCGCCTGACGGATCAGAGGAAGGTGAATCGCGTTTACGCCAACATTGTGGAGCACCTGGACATGGTGAGCCGGCTGGTCTTGGGCCTCGCGGGGGAGTACCCGAACGAGTACCTGAGCCGGCTGATCATGGCGAGCCTGCCGAAGCCGTCGAACTTCGACCGCGAGTGTCTGAGCTCGATGGGCGCCAGCTCCCACATGAGTAGCCAGAAGATTCTCTCCTTTGGCAACGatcagcaccgccacctgtACGCCTCCGGCTACCCGTGGTCGCCTACGGAGTCTGCGCTGATTCCGCTGATCCTGGCTCGCAATGTTCGTCTGCATGTTCAGGAGAACGTGAGCCGTCAttcgcaggcgcagctgcgctcccCCGCAGAGCGCATGAGTTACCACTACACGAACTGGAACTTTAATACTGGACTTGTGATCGTACCCGGGTGCAGCCTGTACATGCTGAAGAAGTCGCTGCCGGGGTTTGTGCCCGGAAAGAGCACTTTTGCGCACTATGCTACCATGGCGGAGCATGAGGAGCTTCACCTGCCCGGGGCAGCTGCAGATGCCCACTGGCAGAGGGGCAGTGCTGCGGTGCATGTGCCAGgggacggcggtggcgcagcgcccgGCTCACACCGGAACCCCCCGATATCGGagggcagcgctggtgctgagAAGCGGGAGGCTCTTACGAAGAAGTGCGAGGAGAGGCTCATCAAGAAACGGCGGTACATCAATGCAGACCTCCACCTCAGCGATGAGCGTACGTGCGTCGCCCTTTGCTTGGAGGAGGCATGCGCTACCGCTCTTCCCTCAGTGCGTCTCGCATCGATGCTACGGAAAATGTCTGGTATACCTGAGAGCGCCGAGTTCATAAATAATGTGACTAACCTTGTGACCGGACTCTACGGCCCTGACTCCAGCGAGTGGCACATCATAGCATCCATCTTGCGCAAGCATCTGGAGGAGTAA